Proteins encoded together in one Paracidovorax wautersii window:
- a CDS encoding U32 family peptidase — protein MSLLPHQLELLSPARDADIGIEAVNHGADAVYIGGPAFGARATAGNDIRDLERLIRHAHRFHSRIFITLNTILRDDELEDARRMAWQVYEAGADALIIQDMGLLELDLPPIQLHASTQTDIRTPEKARFLQDAGLSQIVVARELDLDQIAAVRAATDPARTTIEFFVHGALCVAYSGQCYITHAHTGRSANRGDCNQACRLPYEVLDGQGRILAHEKHVLSMKDNNQSDNLRALIDAGVRSFKIEGRYKDMGYVKNITAHYRKLLDEIIEEREFTAQPLARSSSGRTTFTFTPDPDQNFNREFTDYFVNGRKEDIGAFDTPKTPGRAIGWVTQVGENFVELELSSPETVLHNGDGLCYYDLQKELVGLQINRAEAVNAQKGRWRVFPKDPIAGFKDLRRGLEVNRNRDMDWVRTLDKKSSDRRIGLWAQLSETSDGFDLTLTDDDGFVGSAAIQHAHQRATDAAQAEATLREQLGRFGATSFSVHDIALSLSQPWFIPASALNQLRRDAVAALESARADGLARLPRATPVEPPAPFPEDTLTYLANVYNQKSHDFYMKHGVKVIDAAYESKEEEGEVSLMITKHCVRFSMSLCPKQAKGVIGVKGTIKAEPLQLINGKEKLTLRFDCKPCEMHVVGKMKKSVLNQHAKDMQIAPLQFYRTRPAPSSLS, from the coding sequence ATGTCTTTGCTGCCCCACCAACTCGAACTCCTGTCCCCCGCCCGCGATGCCGACATCGGCATCGAGGCCGTGAACCACGGCGCCGACGCCGTCTACATCGGCGGGCCGGCCTTCGGAGCGCGGGCGACGGCGGGCAACGATATCCGCGACCTGGAGCGGCTCATCCGCCACGCGCACCGCTTCCACAGCCGCATCTTCATCACGCTCAACACCATCCTGCGCGACGACGAGCTGGAGGACGCCCGCCGCATGGCCTGGCAGGTGTACGAAGCCGGGGCCGACGCGCTCATCATCCAGGACATGGGCCTGCTGGAGCTGGACCTGCCCCCCATCCAGCTGCACGCCAGCACGCAGACCGACATCCGCACGCCCGAGAAGGCGCGCTTCCTGCAGGACGCCGGCCTGTCGCAGATCGTGGTCGCCCGCGAGCTGGACCTGGACCAGATCGCCGCCGTGCGGGCCGCCACCGACCCTGCCCGCACCACCATCGAATTCTTCGTGCACGGCGCGCTGTGCGTGGCCTATTCGGGCCAGTGCTATATCACCCACGCCCACACCGGCCGCAGCGCCAACCGCGGCGACTGCAACCAGGCCTGCCGCCTGCCCTACGAGGTGCTGGATGGCCAGGGCCGCATCCTGGCACACGAGAAGCACGTGCTCTCGATGAAGGACAACAACCAGAGCGACAACCTGCGTGCGCTGATCGACGCCGGCGTGCGCAGCTTCAAGATCGAGGGCCGCTACAAGGACATGGGCTACGTGAAGAACATCACGGCCCACTACCGCAAGCTGCTCGACGAGATCATCGAGGAGCGCGAGTTCACCGCGCAGCCGCTGGCGCGGTCGTCCTCGGGCCGAACCACCTTCACCTTCACGCCCGATCCCGATCAGAACTTCAACCGCGAGTTCACCGACTACTTCGTCAACGGCCGCAAGGAAGACATCGGCGCCTTCGATACGCCCAAGACGCCGGGCCGCGCCATCGGCTGGGTGACCCAGGTGGGCGAGAACTTCGTCGAGCTGGAGCTGTCGAGCCCCGAGACCGTGCTGCACAACGGCGACGGCCTGTGCTACTACGACCTGCAAAAGGAACTGGTGGGCCTGCAGATCAACCGCGCCGAGGCCGTGAACGCCCAAAAGGGCCGGTGGCGCGTGTTCCCCAAGGACCCCATCGCCGGCTTCAAGGACCTGCGCCGGGGCCTGGAAGTGAACCGCAACCGCGACATGGACTGGGTGCGCACGCTCGACAAGAAATCGAGCGACCGCCGCATCGGCCTGTGGGCGCAGCTGTCGGAGACTTCGGACGGCTTCGACCTGACGCTGACGGACGACGATGGCTTTGTGGGCAGCGCGGCCATTCAGCATGCCCACCAGCGCGCCACCGATGCCGCCCAGGCCGAGGCCACGCTGCGCGAGCAACTGGGCCGCTTCGGTGCCACGAGCTTCTCGGTACACGACATCGCGCTCAGCCTGTCGCAGCCCTGGTTCATTCCGGCGTCAGCGCTCAACCAGCTGCGCCGCGACGCCGTCGCCGCCCTGGAATCGGCACGCGCTGACGGCCTCGCGCGCCTGCCGCGCGCCACGCCGGTCGAGCCGCCAGCCCCCTTCCCCGAAGACACGCTCACCTACCTGGCCAACGTGTACAACCAGAAGTCCCACGACTTCTACATGAAGCACGGCGTGAAGGTGATCGACGCGGCCTACGAGAGCAAGGAAGAGGAAGGCGAGGTCAGCCTGATGATCACCAAGCACTGCGTGCGCTTCTCCATGAGCCTGTGCCCCAAGCAGGCCAAGGGCGTGATCGGCGTGAAGGGCACCATCAAGGCCGAGCCGCTGCAGCTCATCAACGGCAAGGAAAAGCTCACGCTGCGCTTCGACTGCAAGCCCTGCGAGATGCACGTGGTGGGCAAGATGAAGAAGTCGGTGCTGAACCAGCACGCCAAGGACATGCAGATTGCGCCGCTGCAGTTCTACCGCACGCGGCCCGCGCCCTCATCGCTCTCATAA